A single region of the Vagococcus teuberi genome encodes:
- a CDS encoding TatD family hydrolase — protein MIFDTHTHLNAEQFNDDYKEVIERAKQLGVTEMAVVGFDTPTIERSLELSELYPFIHSIIGWHPTEAGRYTKEIEKDLQEKLTNPHVVTLGEIGLDYYWMNDEPDVQEKVFRRQIAIAKEMNLPISIHTRDAMEDTYKILKSEGIQDIGGIMHSFGGDSEWAKRFLDLGMHISFSGVVTFKKTLEVQEAAKIVPMDKLLVETDAPYLAPVPYRGKRNEPGYTHYVVDKISELRNLPYQTVAKETTKNAHRLFRLEEND, from the coding sequence ATGATTTTTGATACACACACACATTTAAATGCAGAACAATTTAATGACGATTATAAAGAAGTCATTGAGCGAGCAAAACAGCTTGGCGTAACTGAAATGGCAGTAGTAGGATTTGATACACCAACGATTGAACGCTCGTTAGAGTTAAGTGAACTATACCCTTTTATTCATAGTATTATTGGGTGGCATCCGACTGAAGCAGGAAGGTACACAAAAGAGATTGAAAAAGATTTACAAGAAAAATTAACGAATCCACATGTTGTGACGTTGGGAGAAATTGGGTTGGATTATTATTGGATGAATGACGAACCTGATGTACAAGAAAAAGTCTTTCGTCGCCAAATTGCGATTGCTAAAGAGATGAATCTACCAATTAGCATCCATACAAGAGATGCGATGGAAGATACTTATAAGATTTTAAAATCAGAAGGCATTCAAGATATTGGAGGCATCATGCATAGTTTTGGTGGCGATAGCGAGTGGGCGAAACGTTTTTTAGATTTAGGGATGCATATTTCGTTTAGTGGTGTTGTCACATTTAAGAAAACATTAGAAGTTCAAGAAGCAGCAAAAATTGTCCCAATGGATAAATTATTAGTGGAAACTGATGCACCGTATTTAGCACCTGTGCCATATCGTGGGAAACGTAATGAACCTGGGTACACACATTATGTCGTTGATAAAATTTCTGAATTAAGAAATTTACCTTATCAAACAGTGGCAAAAGAAACAACAAAAAATGCACATAGATTGTTTAGGTTAGAAGAAAATGACTAA
- the rnmV gene encoding ribonuclease M5, with amino-acid sequence MTKEKISEIVVVEGKDDTKRLQQVLDVDTIETNGSALNNETLDKIKHAQRVRGVIVFTDPDFPGEKIRKQIMAVIPDAKHAFISREKGAPKKKHGSLGVEHASNEAIIQALKDVSTPTTNHFESDITVEDLIQFGLIAGNGSRVRREKLGELLNIGYTNGKQLKKRLSMFQITKETFLEAMKEIIEGETNE; translated from the coding sequence ATGACTAAAGAAAAAATATCAGAAATCGTGGTTGTAGAAGGAAAAGACGATACAAAACGATTACAGCAAGTGTTAGACGTTGACACGATAGAAACGAATGGTTCGGCGTTAAATAACGAAACGTTGGATAAAATTAAACACGCGCAACGTGTGCGTGGAGTGATTGTGTTTACTGATCCAGATTTTCCTGGTGAAAAAATCCGTAAGCAGATTATGGCTGTCATCCCTGATGCTAAACATGCTTTTATATCTAGAGAAAAAGGAGCACCAAAAAAGAAACATGGTAGTTTGGGCGTAGAACATGCAAGTAATGAAGCAATTATTCAAGCGCTAAAAGATGTTTCAACACCCACAACCAATCATTTTGAATCTGACATCACGGTGGAAGATTTAATTCAATTTGGGTTAATAGCCGGAAATGGCTCGAGAGTTAGACGAGAAAAACTAGGTGAGTTACTTAATATCGGCTATACAAATGGAAAACAATTAAAAAAACGATTAAGTATGTTTCAAATAACAAAAGAAACATTCTTAGAGGCAATGAAAGAGATAATAGAAGGTGAAACGAATGAATGA
- the rsmA gene encoding 16S rRNA (adenine(1518)-N(6)/adenine(1519)-N(6))-dimethyltransferase RsmA codes for MNEYKDIATPSRTKEILKKHGFSFKKSLGQNFLTEPNILRKIAEAGDLSKEDGVIEIGPGIGALTEHLARHAGKVLAFEIDQRLIPVLEDTLSPYDNITVVNEDILKADVVAEAKKVFDEEQPIKVVANLPYYITTPIMMHLLMSPLDITTMVVMMQKEVADRMTAKPSTKAYGSLSIAVQFYMEAKLAFIVPKTAFVPQPNVDSAIIKLEKRETPIVDVIDETFFFELTRASFTQRRKTLWNNLTSHFGKDDQTKQWLEKSLEESDIDPKRRGETLSIAEFGKLSNVLITNKNRYNE; via the coding sequence ATGAATGAATACAAAGACATAGCAACACCTAGTCGAACGAAAGAAATACTAAAAAAACATGGGTTCTCATTTAAAAAGAGTTTAGGACAAAATTTTTTAACAGAACCTAATATCTTAAGAAAAATTGCCGAAGCAGGAGACTTGTCAAAAGAAGATGGTGTGATTGAAATCGGTCCAGGTATTGGTGCTTTAACGGAACATTTAGCACGACATGCTGGAAAAGTGCTAGCATTTGAAATCGACCAACGTTTAATTCCGGTATTAGAAGATACGTTGTCACCTTATGATAATATTACAGTCGTTAATGAAGATATTTTAAAAGCTGATGTCGTGGCCGAAGCAAAAAAAGTATTTGATGAAGAGCAACCAATCAAAGTCGTTGCCAACTTGCCTTACTATATTACGACACCCATCATGATGCATTTATTGATGTCACCACTAGATATCACGACAATGGTTGTTATGATGCAAAAAGAAGTAGCAGATAGAATGACTGCAAAACCTTCAACGAAGGCTTATGGTTCGTTATCAATTGCTGTCCAATTTTATATGGAAGCAAAACTCGCATTTATTGTGCCAAAAACAGCTTTTGTGCCACAGCCCAATGTGGATTCAGCGATTATTAAGTTAGAAAAAAGAGAAACGCCGATTGTTGATGTTATAGATGAAACATTCTTTTTTGAATTAACACGTGCTTCGTTCACACAACGTCGTAAAACATTATGGAACAATTTAACGAGTCATTTTGGAAAAGATGACCAAACAAAACAGTGGTTAGAAAAATCATTGGAAGAGAGTGACATAGACCCAAAACGTCGTGGTGAGACATTAAGCATTGCAGAATTTGGAAAATTATCAAACGTGTTAATCACGAATAAAAATAGATATAACGAATAG
- a CDS encoding ABC transporter ATP-binding protein, giving the protein MVEIALKHIYKKYDGNPNYSVTDFNLHIEDREFIVFVGPSGCGKSTTLRMVAGLEDISEGELWIGDKLVNDVAPKDRDIAMVFQNYALYPHMTVFDNMAFGLKLRKYDKAEIKKRVENAGEILGLTDYLQRKPAALSGGQRQRVALGRAIVRDAKVFLMDEPLSNLDAKLRVAMRAEIAKLHRRLETTTIYVTHDQTEAMTMADRIVIMKDGFIQQIGTPKEVYDTPNNVFVAGFIGSPAMNLFNVELTDNGHITDGHDLNVKLPEGKFKVLREQGYVNKPLIFGIRPEDIHSELLAKEASPNSIINSEVVVSELLGAETMLYTKTGETEFISKVDARSTYRPGEVIELAFNLNKAHFFDPQTEQVIR; this is encoded by the coding sequence ATGGTAGAAATTGCTTTAAAACACATTTATAAAAAATATGATGGAAACCCTAATTATTCAGTAACTGATTTTAATTTACATATTGAAGATCGTGAATTTATTGTATTTGTCGGACCTTCTGGTTGTGGTAAATCCACTACTTTACGTATGGTTGCTGGTCTTGAAGATATTTCAGAAGGTGAACTTTGGATTGGCGACAAATTAGTTAATGATGTGGCACCAAAAGATCGTGATATCGCGATGGTTTTCCAAAATTATGCCTTATACCCTCATATGACGGTATTTGATAATATGGCATTTGGTTTGAAACTTCGTAAATATGATAAAGCTGAAATCAAAAAACGTGTGGAAAACGCTGGTGAAATTCTTGGTTTAACAGATTACTTACAACGAAAACCAGCTGCTTTATCAGGCGGACAACGGCAACGTGTGGCATTAGGTCGTGCGATTGTGCGTGATGCGAAAGTATTCTTGATGGATGAGCCATTATCAAACTTAGATGCAAAACTTCGTGTGGCAATGCGTGCAGAAATCGCAAAACTTCATCGTCGTTTAGAAACAACCACTATTTATGTTACCCATGACCAAACTGAAGCGATGACCATGGCGGATCGCATTGTTATCATGAAAGATGGTTTCATCCAACAAATTGGGACACCAAAAGAAGTGTATGATACTCCTAATAATGTCTTTGTTGCTGGTTTTATTGGTTCACCTGCTATGAATTTATTTAACGTTGAATTAACAGATAATGGTCATATCACTGATGGTCATGATTTAAACGTTAAGTTGCCGGAAGGAAAATTCAAAGTATTACGGGAACAAGGCTATGTTAATAAACCATTAATCTTTGGTATCCGTCCAGAAGACATTCATAGTGAATTATTAGCAAAAGAAGCTTCTCCAAATAGTATCATTAACTCTGAAGTTGTGGTATCAGAATTACTTGGTGCAGAAACTATGCTTTATACCAAAACAGGTGAAACAGAGTTCATATCAAAAGTCGATGCAAGATCGACTTATCGTCCAGGAGAAGTGATTGAATTAGCTTTCAACTTAAACAAGGCTCACTTCTTTGATCCTCAAACAGAACAAGTTATTAGATAA
- the mgsA gene encoding methylglyoxal synthase, producing MKIALIAHDKKKDEMVALSKKFEKLLSKHELFATGTTGLQIQEATDLSVYRFKSGPLGGDQQIGARVSEGEVDMIIFLRDPLTAQPHEPDVTALIRLSDVYEIPLATNKSTAMLLFKELENLAEI from the coding sequence ATGAAAATCGCACTGATAGCTCACGATAAAAAGAAAGATGAAATGGTAGCATTAAGCAAAAAATTTGAAAAGCTGTTGAGTAAACACGAATTATTTGCGACAGGGACAACAGGACTTCAGATTCAAGAAGCAACAGATTTATCTGTTTATCGATTTAAATCAGGCCCTTTAGGAGGCGACCAACAAATAGGTGCACGTGTTTCGGAAGGAGAGGTGGATATGATTATCTTTTTACGTGATCCATTGACCGCTCAGCCACACGAACCAGACGTGACTGCGTTGATTCGTCTAAGTGATGTCTATGAAATCCCTCTAGCGACAAATAAAAGCACAGCGATGTTACTTTTTAAAGAATTAGAGAATTTGGCGGAAATTTGA
- a CDS encoding folate family ECF transporter S component, whose translation MSKNDFTPKSIALMGVLMGLQIVLTRFISIQTPFVRISFTFVAVVLMCMMFSPLVAGIGNALADFIGITLFPVTAGFFPGFTLSAFLSAFLYGLFYYKKDMTLKRIITVNVIVTIVVNLGMNTFWLYLMYGPGIVANIPSRIVSSLILLVIHVVGTYWLANVKVIQKQLVKFAS comes from the coding sequence ATGAGCAAAAATGATTTTACGCCAAAGTCGATCGCATTGATGGGGGTATTAATGGGATTACAAATCGTATTGACGCGATTTATTTCGATTCAAACACCGTTTGTTCGTATTAGTTTTACGTTTGTAGCGGTTGTGTTGATGTGTATGATGTTCTCGCCACTTGTGGCAGGGATAGGAAATGCTTTAGCTGATTTTATTGGAATTACGTTATTTCCAGTGACAGCAGGATTTTTCCCAGGATTTACGTTGTCAGCTTTTTTGTCAGCCTTTTTATATGGGTTATTCTATTATAAAAAAGACATGACACTAAAACGAATTATTACAGTTAATGTGATTGTGACAATTGTAGTGAATTTGGGGATGAACACATTTTGGTTATACTTAATGTATGGACCAGGAATTGTTGCCAATATTCCAAGTCGTATTGTGAGTTCACTTATTTTATTAGTGATTCATGTTGTAGGGACTTATTGGTTAGCAAATGTAAAAGTCATACAAAAGCAATTAGTTAAATTTGCTTCATAA
- a CDS encoding YjjG family noncanonical pyrimidine nucleotidase — protein MKKYQYIIFDIDNTLLDFSRSEYYALQKVFATYGVVFNEKTFNQYKEINHDLWDQLEDGKISKDVVLKERFKRFFLANNIVVDGVLVDKQYRGFLEKRNDVMGGAIDLLTQLKSDGYTVFAGTNGVGRTQRKRLASAGMTDLFDDLYISEEVGFEKPDVRFFDYIFNDAQLKDLSQVVMIGDSLSSDIEGASRVGIDSIWFSNGAETSEKKYTHKVDSLKDVLALV, from the coding sequence ATGAAAAAATATCAGTATATTATATTTGATATTGATAATACATTACTTGATTTTAGTCGATCAGAATATTATGCACTCCAAAAAGTATTCGCTACTTATGGTGTAGTTTTTAATGAAAAAACATTTAATCAATATAAAGAAATCAATCATGACTTGTGGGACCAATTAGAAGATGGTAAAATCAGTAAGGATGTTGTTTTAAAGGAGCGTTTTAAACGATTCTTTTTAGCAAATAACATTGTTGTTGACGGCGTATTGGTTGATAAACAATATCGTGGTTTTCTTGAAAAAAGAAATGATGTAATGGGTGGAGCCATTGATCTATTAACACAACTAAAATCAGATGGATATACAGTTTTTGCAGGAACCAATGGCGTTGGTCGAACACAAAGAAAACGTTTGGCTAGTGCTGGGATGACTGATTTATTTGATGACTTATACATTTCTGAGGAAGTTGGCTTTGAAAAACCAGATGTTCGTTTTTTTGATTATATTTTTAATGATGCTCAACTAAAAGATTTATCTCAAGTTGTTATGATTGGTGATAGTTTATCCTCAGATATTGAGGGAGCAAGTCGAGTAGGTATTGATTCAATATGGTTTAGTAATGGGGCAGAAACATCAGAAAAAAAATACACGCATAAAGTGGATTCTTTAAAAGATGTATTGGCACTCGTGTAG
- a CDS encoding ABC transporter ATP-binding protein, translating to MFKQTLSTFSPYLKPFKKAIILNACLSFLYGLSSVLVTMYIGKAIDSMTLSSKTGLVTQIFLIIVLTCLAASSFYFLQRISQHIAYTSMKEVRKKGYHKLNKLPINYFDTHSHGDTMNRFSTDLDYISEALLTLFNQLFPSITIIIVALGIMLSLNVILTGVILLITAGMFLVNVMIAKKGQRYFNAQQQLLGKVSGYINEQFSHLKTIKSYEYEETVIQQFQDMNLELQQTGQQAQFISSLTNPLSRFIDHIGYLLIGLVSGLLIVNFSLPLSLGMLSSFIIYSGQFSKPLIELSSITTQLQTAFSSIKRINDLLDEPEEDTYVRKLTQPFTPIGDVAFSHVYFSYDPASPLIEDFNLTVKQGQTVAIVGKTGAGKSTLVNLLMNFYPLDKGVITVDSVPITDIPKDELRRSFGMVLQETWLFQGTIWDNLTFGNPQATKQNVIKACEEANIYQFIQQLPCGFNTMIGQSGVLLSEGQKQLFTIARTMISQPPMLILDEATSSIDTLTEQHIQTAFDNMMSGKTSFIIAHRLSTIKKADIILVMDKGKIIETGTHDSLLKNKDGAYSSLYHSQFSH from the coding sequence ATGTTTAAACAAACACTTTCAACTTTCTCTCCTTATCTAAAACCTTTCAAAAAAGCGATTATTTTAAATGCTTGTTTGAGTTTTCTATACGGCCTGAGTAGTGTGTTGGTCACCATGTATATTGGTAAAGCGATTGATAGTATGACGCTATCATCTAAGACGGGGTTAGTAACACAGATTTTTCTCATTATCGTTTTGACTTGTCTAGCGGCAAGTAGTTTTTATTTCTTACAGCGAATCAGCCAGCATATCGCCTATACTTCTATGAAGGAAGTAAGAAAAAAAGGATACCATAAGCTAAATAAATTACCGATAAATTATTTTGATACACATTCACATGGCGACACGATGAACCGATTTAGTACGGATTTAGATTATATTTCAGAAGCCCTACTAACTTTATTTAATCAACTATTTCCAAGCATAACGATTATCATCGTGGCACTCGGTATCATGCTATCTTTAAACGTTATATTAACTGGTGTGATCCTCTTGATAACAGCAGGTATGTTTTTAGTTAATGTGATGATAGCAAAAAAAGGACAGAGATATTTCAACGCACAACAACAATTACTAGGAAAAGTGTCTGGCTATATCAATGAACAATTTAGCCATTTAAAAACGATTAAGTCATATGAATATGAAGAAACCGTTATTCAACAATTCCAAGACATGAATCTTGAATTGCAACAAACTGGGCAACAAGCACAATTCATTTCTTCTCTGACAAATCCTTTATCTCGTTTTATCGATCACATTGGCTACTTATTAATTGGGTTAGTGAGCGGACTACTTATTGTTAATTTTTCATTACCATTATCTTTAGGAATGTTATCTAGTTTTATTATTTATTCAGGACAGTTTTCAAAACCGTTAATCGAACTATCAAGTATCACAACGCAACTCCAAACAGCTTTTTCGAGTATTAAACGTATCAACGACTTACTAGATGAACCAGAAGAAGATACATACGTCAGAAAACTAACCCAGCCTTTCACACCTATTGGAGATGTAGCCTTTTCGCATGTTTACTTCTCATATGATCCAGCGTCACCATTAATTGAAGATTTCAATTTAACCGTTAAACAAGGACAAACAGTGGCGATTGTAGGGAAAACAGGAGCGGGTAAATCTACCTTAGTTAATCTTTTAATGAATTTTTATCCGTTAGATAAAGGTGTTATTACGGTTGATTCCGTCCCAATCACTGATATACCAAAAGATGAATTACGACGCTCATTTGGAATGGTGTTACAAGAAACTTGGTTATTCCAAGGTACTATTTGGGACAATCTAACGTTTGGTAATCCACAAGCAACAAAACAAAATGTGATAAAAGCCTGTGAAGAAGCGAATATCTATCAGTTTATTCAACAATTACCTTGTGGGTTTAATACGATGATTGGGCAATCAGGTGTGTTGTTATCTGAAGGACAAAAGCAATTATTTACGATTGCGAGAACGATGATCAGTCAGCCTCCTATGCTTATACTAGATGAAGCCACAAGTTCTATCGATACCTTGACAGAACAACATATCCAAACAGCTTTTGATAACATGATGTCAGGAAAAACTAGTTTTATCATCGCTCATCGCCTATCAACAATAAAAAAAGCAGATATTATTCTTGTGATGGATAAAGGAAAAATCATCGAGACAGGAACTCACGACTCCTTATTAAAAAACAAAGATGGTGCTTATTCTAGTCTCTACCACTCACAATTTAGTCATTAA
- a CDS encoding ABC transporter ATP-binding protein, which translates to MSVFSYAKKYKKQLILGPAFKLMEAIFELTLPLFMAYLIDSGIREKNISMVYAATLYMLGLSILGLLCVLVCQYYAAVASQGFGTELRLAVVKKITQFSHTEIDEFGSDTFLTRTINDVNQLQLALAMLIRLVIRAPFLSIGSIVMAFTINTSMGFIFLLTVPIFSFILYILMSKTVPKYQQVLSSIDELNTITSEQLTGVKVIRAFANEKKMEDKSAEVIEKLANRYIDMTKLSALMSPLTLFMTNMIIALILWVGDINVSVGQLQTGDIVALINYMLQLLAALIVVANLVTIFVRAFSAKKRVEEILNTTPKVQTQPLDKVLPFESENTLSFQDVSFHYPSSSQDVLKKIQFDLKKGTQLGIVGPSSQDVLKKIQFDLKKGTQLGIVGPTGSGKTTLIELIQKFYLPTDGTIFLDNMNLLDLTTGEVRHSISYVSQKSVLFSGTIESNLKMGFPNATEKDCWRALEWADCLEFVDDLSMSTAENGTNFSGGQRQRLAIARALISQPSILILDDALSALDYKTDLAIRQTLARLDFIKNSIIVSQRISSVKEADHLIVLNQGEIVAQGTHQNLMKQSIFYQQIVTSQEKEDN; encoded by the coding sequence TTGTCTGTATTTTCTTATGCTAAAAAATATAAAAAACAATTAATACTTGGTCCTGCTTTTAAATTAATGGAAGCAATCTTCGAATTAACACTCCCACTATTTATGGCTTATTTAATTGATTCAGGGATTCGAGAAAAAAATATATCAATGGTCTACGCTGCTACTTTATACATGTTAGGTTTGTCTATACTTGGGCTTTTATGCGTCCTAGTTTGCCAATATTATGCAGCTGTTGCATCTCAAGGTTTTGGAACGGAACTACGTTTAGCTGTTGTAAAAAAAATCACGCAGTTTTCTCATACTGAAATTGATGAATTTGGATCTGACACGTTTTTAACTAGAACCATTAACGACGTCAATCAATTACAACTAGCGTTAGCCATGCTCATTCGTCTAGTTATTCGTGCACCATTTCTTAGTATCGGCTCTATCGTAATGGCCTTTACCATCAATACATCAATGGGGTTTATTTTTTTATTAACTGTTCCTATTTTTTCATTTATTCTATACATTTTAATGAGTAAAACAGTACCAAAATACCAACAAGTGTTATCATCCATCGATGAATTAAATACCATTACTAGTGAACAACTTACCGGCGTCAAAGTTATTCGTGCCTTTGCCAACGAAAAAAAAATGGAGGATAAGTCAGCTGAAGTCATTGAAAAGTTAGCCAATCGCTACATTGATATGACAAAACTATCTGCTCTTATGTCTCCTCTAACCTTATTTATGACAAATATGATTATTGCTTTAATCTTATGGGTTGGTGATATTAATGTATCTGTCGGACAACTTCAAACAGGAGATATTGTAGCTTTAATCAATTATATGCTACAACTACTAGCTGCCTTAATTGTTGTAGCAAATTTAGTGACCATTTTCGTGCGAGCTTTTTCAGCTAAAAAACGGGTCGAAGAAATACTTAATACAACACCGAAAGTTCAAACACAACCTCTAGATAAAGTATTACCATTTGAATCAGAAAACACGTTATCTTTTCAAGATGTATCCTTTCATTACCCTAGTTCATCTCAAGATGTGTTAAAAAAGATTCAATTCGATTTAAAAAAAGGGACACAACTTGGGATCGTTGGTCCTTCATCTCAAGATGTGTTAAAAAAGATTCAATTCGATTTAAAAAAAGGGACACAACTTGGGATCGTTGGTCCTACTGGAAGTGGTAAGACAACGTTAATTGAATTAATTCAAAAATTTTATCTTCCAACTGATGGGACAATTTTCTTAGATAATATGAATCTACTTGATTTAACCACAGGAGAAGTCAGACATTCTATCAGTTATGTATCACAAAAAAGTGTCCTTTTTTCAGGAACGATTGAGAGTAACTTAAAAATGGGATTCCCAAATGCAACGGAAAAAGATTGTTGGAGAGCACTAGAGTGGGCTGACTGTTTAGAGTTCGTTGATGACTTAAGTATGTCAACTGCTGAAAACGGGACAAATTTTTCAGGAGGACAAAGACAACGTTTAGCAATTGCCAGAGCGTTGATTTCTCAACCGAGTATTCTGATTTTAGATGATGCTCTAAGTGCTTTAGATTATAAAACGGATTTAGCTATTCGACAAACGTTAGCAAGACTTGATTTTATAAAAAATAGCATTATCGTATCGCAACGCATCTCTTCTGTTAAAGAAGCAGACCATTTAATAGTCTTAAATCAAGGTGAAATTGTCGCTCAAGGAACGCATCAAAACCTGATGAAGCAATCAATATTTTACCAACAAATTGTGACATCTCAAGAAAAGGAGGATAACTAA
- a CDS encoding nucleoside 2-deoxyribosyltransferase, whose protein sequence is MTNIYFASPLFSTMEKNYNEWLVKQIRESYKEVSVYLPQEQMEINDKNSYADSKMIATYDTKALLDSDLMIAILDGQSIDVGVATEIGVAYQAGIPIIGLFTDSRQQGADNQQKITALQDVAESQFPYVNLYTIGLIKLNGVVVNSEELLLKTVATYI, encoded by the coding sequence ATGACAAATATATACTTTGCTAGTCCCTTATTCTCAACAATGGAAAAAAATTACAACGAGTGGCTTGTAAAACAAATCAGAGAATCTTACAAAGAGGTTTCTGTGTATTTACCTCAGGAACAAATGGAGATAAATGATAAAAATAGTTATGCAGACTCAAAAATGATAGCAACTTATGATACAAAAGCTCTATTAGATAGCGATTTAATGATTGCTATTCTTGATGGTCAAAGCATAGATGTTGGTGTAGCAACAGAAATCGGTGTGGCTTATCAAGCTGGCATACCAATAATCGGTTTGTTCACAGACAGTAGACAACAAGGTGCTGATAACCAACAAAAAATAACAGCATTGCAGGATGTAGCGGAGTCTCAATTCCCTTATGTTAACCTTTACACGATTGGGTTAATTAAACTAAATGGCGTCGTGGTTAATTCTGAAGAATTGTTATTAAAAACTGTCGCCACATACATCTAA